From one Lolium rigidum isolate FL_2022 chromosome 4, APGP_CSIRO_Lrig_0.1, whole genome shotgun sequence genomic stretch:
- the LOC124648288 gene encoding dirigent protein 1-like, with translation MAVARGVFLVLSSALLICGAASAADVEVTHLRFYVHEVEVGTNATVVNVASLHRNSSKFGDVNVFDNMVREGPDPASRLIGRAQGLAVHASLDGRSGLVAINFVFSDYGGYSGSGLTTQGPMGESGAWEQSIVGGTGKLRYARGYMVSELVASTNTSIAVVFDSYFTLAA, from the exons ATGGCCGTTGCTCGCGGCGTCTTCCTTGTTCTCTCCTCCGCTCTACTGATCTGCGGTGCTGCATCCGCCGCCGATGTAGAGGTCACCCATCTCCGATTTTACGTTCACGAGGTCGAGGTCGGCACCAACGCCACCGTCGTCAACGTCGCCAGCCTGCACAG GAACTCATCAAAGTTCGGTGACGTGAACGTGTTCGACAACATGGTGCGGGAGGGGCCGGACCCGGCGTCGCGGCTCATCGGCAGGGCGCAGGGCTTGGCGGTGCACGCGTCGCTCGACGGCCGGAGCGGCCTCGTCGCCATCAACTTCGTCTTCTCCGATTACGGCGGGTACAGCGGTAGTGGGCTCACGACGCAGGGACCCATGGGGGAGTCGGGCGCCTGGGAGCAGAGCATCGTGGGCGGCACGGGCAAGCTCCGCTATGCACGAGGGTACATGGTCAGCGAGCTCGTTGCCTCCACAAACACCTCCATCGCCGTCGTCTTCGACTCCTACTTCACCCTTGCCGCATAG